Proteins from a single region of Rhodospirillales bacterium:
- a CDS encoding rod-binding protein: MAGSLTPDTNMALLQASQTNPGKAAKTLKDAAKSHEMQKIEAAAQDFEAVFIAEMMKPMFAGIETQAPFGGGKGEEIFRGMMIQEYGKMIAQTGGIGIADHVKDHMIQVQSQMQNEQNPEGATSDE, from the coding sequence ATGGCCGGCTCTCTTACTCCCGATACGAATATGGCGCTGTTGCAGGCTTCGCAGACCAACCCGGGCAAGGCCGCAAAAACGCTTAAAGATGCGGCCAAGTCGCATGAAATGCAAAAAATTGAAGCGGCGGCGCAGGATTTTGAAGCGGTGTTTATTGCCGAAATGATGAAACCGATGTTTGCGGGCATTGAAACACAAGCTCCGTTTGGCGGGGGCAAAGGCGAAGAGATTTTCCGCGGCATGATGATTCAAGAATACGGCAAGATGATTGCACAGACCGGCGGGATCGGCATTGCCGACCATGTGAAGGACCACATGATCCAAGTACAAAGCCAAATGCAAAATGAACAAAACCCTGAAGGAGCGACAAGCGATGAATAA
- a CDS encoding flagellar protein FlgN: MKHQNQLLSSQKKNFLSADPNKAMQEMMDVIDRMRGVYVRETEALEDMDTKGFIALQDEKIQATNIYKSGVEDILRRKCEMKAVNPALKRDLERMQADFAALSSKNMDALKRMQRTMERLGQTVQRAAKESVNKQRAFSYGESGKIHNDERKSVSIGVSETA; this comes from the coding sequence ATGAAGCATCAAAATCAACTTTTATCTTCCCAGAAGAAAAACTTCCTTTCCGCAGATCCGAATAAGGCCATGCAGGAAATGATGGATGTGATCGACCGGATGCGCGGCGTCTACGTTCGCGAAACCGAAGCGCTGGAAGATATGGATACGAAAGGCTTTATCGCCCTGCAGGATGAGAAGATACAGGCAACCAATATATATAAGTCAGGTGTCGAAGATATTTTACGCCGCAAATGTGAGATGAAGGCCGTTAATCCGGCGCTGAAAAGAGATCTGGAGCGGATGCAGGCCGATTTTGCCGCGTTGTCTTCCAAGAATATGGACGCTCTGAAACGCATGCAACGCACGATGGAACGATTGGGACAAACCGTGCAGCGCGCAGCTAAAGAGTCGGTGAATAAACAGCGTGCTTTTAGCTATGGCGAGAGCGGAAAAATTCATAACGACGAACGCAAGAGCGTTTCAATCGGCGTCAGCGAGACGGCCTAG
- a CDS encoding flagellar hook-length control protein FliK produces the protein MSIENFFTTRSFILPAQAQSVAQGKVLPGGQAQGVNFLDFILAQINPVRDEAQSAGKTAVQNTEDGPLQSDNKLLEKKPELNVAELLAANPEIEEELKDFIESTQLDPEAALTQVLRLNQQAFDNVLKPLTDGIITTAEIAEGSPRILQAFLIEQPQDDSKFIIDINTLKEKIESILEEGGPELIALNLTPEQLDIARSLSEVAPLPPELQDNPFATLVQMIAPVNQPETEAVSFAQEIIQEINEDPALQNLVAILLPPTAQPQPKAQQTLDTTLPPQASSQAYNQMEILAMRLNNLSVGGSTPPPAEGEALFTLEDYEGNLQPSQDGKGQSKGGNNAAFEALMNAESRGNTTPAPSPDLSVLQNWPFPAGSTLFSAFEFGQELTDQYGLNTTSSAPSTLGTLTSAITQAQSAANAHPATQMVAVTLQKAAGAGENKTLTLQLEPPELGRVQVKMTFGADKTVKAVLLSEKPETHMMLQRDAQTLERALQGIELDSDGGLQFELAEHGFDFDQNNQRGGGHDRGGTGAGEDADGVEESIETTMTWQVDPETGHMRYDIVA, from the coding sequence ATGAGTATCGAGAACTTTTTTACAACCCGATCTTTTATTTTGCCCGCGCAGGCACAAAGCGTGGCGCAGGGCAAAGTCCTGCCCGGCGGGCAGGCGCAGGGCGTGAATTTTCTTGATTTCATTCTGGCTCAAATCAACCCAGTTCGTGACGAGGCACAAAGCGCGGGGAAAACCGCCGTACAAAACACTGAAGACGGCCCCTTACAATCGGACAACAAGTTGCTGGAGAAAAAACCAGAATTGAATGTCGCTGAACTTCTGGCGGCCAACCCCGAGATTGAAGAAGAACTGAAAGACTTTATTGAGAGCACGCAACTTGATCCCGAAGCAGCCCTTACGCAGGTTTTACGTCTCAATCAACAGGCGTTTGATAATGTTTTAAAACCGCTTACGGATGGCATTATCACGACAGCAGAAATCGCCGAGGGTAGCCCGCGCATTTTGCAGGCTTTCCTGATTGAACAACCACAAGATGATAGTAAATTTATTATTGATATCAATACGCTCAAGGAAAAAATTGAATCAATCCTAGAAGAAGGCGGACCAGAGCTGATCGCATTGAATTTAACACCGGAACAGCTTGATATTGCACGAAGTTTATCGGAAGTGGCGCCATTACCCCCTGAACTCCAAGACAACCCGTTTGCTACGTTGGTGCAGATGATTGCGCCGGTCAATCAACCAGAAACGGAGGCTGTATCCTTCGCGCAAGAGATCATTCAGGAGATCAACGAGGATCCGGCGCTGCAGAATCTGGTTGCGATTTTATTGCCGCCAACAGCCCAGCCACAACCAAAGGCGCAGCAAACACTCGATACAACCTTACCGCCGCAAGCCTCTTCGCAAGCATACAACCAAATGGAAATACTGGCGATGCGGTTGAATAATTTAAGTGTTGGCGGTAGCACACCGCCGCCTGCCGAAGGCGAAGCGTTGTTTACTCTGGAAGATTATGAAGGCAATTTACAACCCTCACAAGATGGCAAAGGTCAGAGTAAGGGGGGAAATAACGCCGCCTTTGAAGCGCTGATGAATGCGGAATCAAGGGGCAACACGACCCCTGCCCCATCGCCAGATTTAAGCGTTTTGCAAAACTGGCCGTTTCCGGCTGGCAGCACGTTATTTTCCGCATTTGAATTCGGGCAGGAACTTACAGATCAATATGGGTTGAACACAACCTCAAGCGCGCCTTCTACGCTCGGCACCCTGACCAGCGCGATTACACAGGCTCAAAGCGCGGCGAACGCGCATCCGGCTACGCAGATGGTTGCCGTAACCCTGCAAAAAGCGGCTGGCGCTGGCGAGAACAAAACCCTGACGCTGCAGCTTGAGCCGCCGGAACTGGGGCGGGTGCAAGTCAAGATGACATTTGGCGCGGACAAGACGGTTAAGGCTGTCTTGCTGTCTGAAAAACCCGAAACGCACATGATGCTGCAACGTGATGCGCAGACTTTAGAGCGGGCATTGCAGGGGATTGAACTGGACAGCGATGGCGGACTGCAATTTGAACTGGCCGAACATGGATTTGATTTTGATCAGAACAACCAGCGCGGCGGCGGGCACGATAGAGGCGGCACAGGTGCGGGCGAAGACGCCGACGGCGTTGAAGAGAGTATTGAAACCACAATGACATGGCAGGTTGATCCCGAAACGGGACACATGCGCTATGACATCGTGGCGTAA
- a CDS encoding flagellar hook capping family protein, which produces MVSDVSVNTALNQQAKTQIASDKLAEDFSQFLTLLTVQLQNQDPLSPMDTTEFTNQLVAFTGVEQQINTNQKLDSLVSLQLGNVMGSALGYVGLDASYISSEFYADGESPVTINYALNDVSVDATIRIESETGDLVYEGPAETSAGSHEFIWDGLDQFGNPAPAGTYNVRVDALDINDEAVGSTIVVEGRVRGVETQNGLVFLLIGERAVSVSNILNVSQPNSEDTTRNT; this is translated from the coding sequence ATGGTTTCAGATGTATCAGTTAATACGGCGCTTAATCAACAAGCCAAGACGCAGATTGCATCAGACAAGCTGGCCGAAGATTTCAGCCAGTTCCTGACACTGCTGACCGTGCAGCTGCAAAACCAGGACCCGCTCTCGCCCATGGACACAACTGAGTTCACCAATCAGCTTGTCGCCTTTACCGGGGTGGAACAACAGATCAACACCAACCAGAAACTCGATTCACTGGTTTCTCTGCAACTCGGCAACGTCATGGGGTCGGCCCTGGGGTATGTCGGCCTTGATGCGAGCTATATTTCTTCTGAATTTTATGCGGACGGAGAAAGTCCGGTCACAATTAATTACGCCCTGAATGATGTATCGGTCGATGCGACAATCCGTATAGAGAGCGAAACAGGTGATCTTGTTTATGAGGGACCGGCGGAAACCTCAGCCGGCAGCCATGAATTTATCTGGGACGGGCTGGATCAATTCGGTAACCCGGCCCCTGCCGGAACATACAATGTGCGGGTTGATGCCCTGGACATCAATGATGAAGCGGTTGGATCGACAATCGTTGTTGAGGGCCGCGTACGCGGGGTCGAAACACAAAACGGCCTTGTCTTCCTTCTGATTGGAGAGCGCGCCGTTTCCGTCAGCAATATTTTAAATGTCAGCCAACCGAATAGTGAAGATACAACCAGAAACACCTGA
- a CDS encoding flagellar hook-basal body complex protein — translation MGLFGSLFTGVSALFAQSQNTAIISNNIANISTTGFKRSEAAFESLVTSQSRLSTYSPGTVTANRLQRVDQQGALQQTASTTDAAISGNGFFPIKRDPSDQQEFLYTRAGQFSEDSQGLLRNAAGFALYAWPIDANGDLPANQGDLTSLVPADVAFLGGLTRPTSNAELAINLDANAIDKSLAASVTGAADFSRGITVFDSLGSAQVLTLEYTKTYGPQATAGGSIGSLLATDNLITDLGLTPGDTFDVSTELGGPLTMTVVAGTPALPGDVQTVNDIITEINNAGIGASAFLGNDGELVIQRDEFTGGAVNTLTIANGVGTPLTGLGLIAGVYTSDDLSGAAPNYDNGLFADSPPYSNSGGTDTNTFPTFQFLPGDAQYNNRGWWQLNIKHPDGTSLSRGLLNFNGDGTLNSLPDNSGDIDINLTQIDWNNGSNAQNIDIDIERFSQFAGNFDVIFSDQNGAELGLRTGVEIDRDGVVIARFSNGASADLYKIPLITFANSNGLTEVSGTAYSENQESGEENLREAGTGGAGFVEPSTLEASNVDLADEFARLIVSQRAFGAGTRVINTVDQMTEDLLRLR, via the coding sequence ATGGGACTTTTTGGATCACTCTTTACCGGCGTATCGGCGCTGTTCGCACAAAGCCAAAACACGGCAATTATTTCGAACAATATTGCCAATATCAGCACAACCGGGTTTAAACGTTCAGAAGCGGCATTTGAAAGCCTTGTAACATCACAAAGCCGGTTATCGACTTATTCACCGGGGACAGTGACAGCCAATCGCCTCCAGCGGGTCGACCAACAAGGCGCCCTACAGCAGACCGCTTCAACGACGGATGCGGCGATTTCCGGTAACGGTTTCTTCCCAATCAAACGCGACCCTTCCGACCAACAGGAATTCCTCTACACGCGCGCCGGGCAATTTTCCGAAGATTCCCAAGGACTTTTGCGGAATGCCGCCGGATTTGCACTTTATGCGTGGCCAATTGATGCCAACGGCGACCTTCCAGCGAACCAGGGCGACCTTACTTCTTTGGTGCCGGCTGATGTGGCCTTCCTTGGTGGATTGACCCGCCCAACATCAAATGCGGAACTGGCGATTAACCTGGATGCAAATGCGATTGATAAATCCCTAGCTGCCTCTGTTACTGGCGCAGCAGATTTTTCTCGTGGAATCACCGTGTTTGACAGCCTGGGTTCAGCGCAGGTTCTAACGCTGGAATACACCAAAACATACGGACCTCAAGCTACTGCAGGCGGCTCCATCGGCAGCTTGCTCGCGACTGATAACCTGATCACAGACCTTGGTTTGACACCAGGCGATACGTTCGATGTTTCAACCGAACTTGGCGGACCGTTGACCATGACTGTTGTAGCCGGAACGCCTGCCCTGCCTGGCGATGTGCAGACCGTTAACGACATCATCACCGAAATTAACAATGCCGGTATTGGCGCCAGCGCCTTTCTCGGCAACGATGGTGAGTTGGTCATTCAGCGTGATGAATTTACAGGCGGTGCTGTTAACACCCTTACAATTGCCAATGGTGTCGGTACGCCGCTTACTGGTCTTGGACTGATTGCCGGGGTGTATACCTCTGATGATTTGTCTGGGGCAGCGCCCAATTACGACAACGGTTTATTTGCCGATTCCCCGCCCTATTCCAACAGCGGCGGCACAGATACAAACACTTTCCCGACCTTCCAGTTCCTGCCCGGCGATGCTCAATATAATAATCGCGGCTGGTGGCAGCTCAATATCAAGCACCCGGACGGCACGTCACTGTCACGCGGCCTGCTGAACTTTAACGGCGACGGGACGCTCAACTCCCTGCCCGATAATTCCGGGGACATTGACATTAACCTGACCCAAATTGACTGGAACAATGGATCAAACGCACAAAATATCGATATTGATATTGAGCGATTCTCTCAATTTGCCGGGAACTTTGATGTAATTTTCTCTGATCAGAACGGTGCCGAGCTCGGTCTGCGGACCGGGGTTGAGATTGATCGCGACGGGGTTGTAATTGCCCGATTCTCCAACGGCGCATCAGCTGATCTTTATAAAATTCCACTGATCACTTTTGCCAACTCTAACGGCCTGACAGAAGTCTCTGGAACGGCTTATTCAGAAAATCAGGAATCCGGTGAAGAGAATTTGCGCGAAGCCGGAACCGGCGGTGCCGGGTTTGTTGAACCCTCGACACTGGAAGCGTCAAACGTTGATTTAGCGGATGAATTTGCGCGGCTAATTGTCTCACAAAGAGCGTTTGGCGCGGGGACGCGTGTAATCAACACGGTCGACCAGATGACGGAAGATTTGTTGAGACTGCGGTAA
- a CDS encoding flagellin, with amino-acid sequence MSSDVVLTAALRNNLLSLQNTQSLIDSTQLRLATGLKVNSALDNPQNFFTAQSLNNRAGDLGRLLDGIGQSIRTIEAADNGITALTKLVEQAQSIVQSARDELAASEGEARLVGTVDLRDTGTGDLVADLGIANGATLDIITTDDSGAQITQQVTIDTGDTAYSLAAEITNAFADNENGEIVASISDEGFLQIESADGRSFRLVDEATTAITQAGLDALGIGEAFSTETRTGAGTTDLTATIVAGSTVTSISLFEGTGDLVEAGDLIGGAGVSYTDADGNTAFSLTTGSLGITVTETDGTSTSSTVVAVTGSFQDFVDSINQDANLNQLVSANFDSSTGQLSITSLDDQVANVEINVAGATAADTISLGLGDPTGNLDPITAGAGAEDISIRFNNSTEALDSLAGDYNTLRAQIDSLVADAQYRGINLLNGDDLVTFFNENNTSSLTTSGVTFTANGLSITEASFRSSTEIELSATQARNALEAVRSFGSSLANNLSIIQTRQTFTEQTINTLQAGADDLVVADQNEEGANLLALQTRQALGVTSLSLASQSQQSVLRLF; translated from the coding sequence ATGTCTTCTGATGTTGTATTGACCGCAGCCTTGCGGAATAACCTACTTTCTCTCCAGAACACACAAAGCTTGATTGACTCCACGCAGCTTAGATTGGCTACGGGTCTGAAAGTTAACTCTGCTCTGGATAACCCTCAAAACTTCTTTACCGCGCAAAGCCTGAATAACCGGGCCGGCGACCTTGGTCGTCTCTTGGATGGTATCGGCCAATCCATTCGGACTATCGAAGCTGCTGATAACGGTATTACCGCTTTGACAAAGCTTGTAGAGCAAGCCCAATCGATCGTGCAGTCTGCACGTGATGAGTTGGCGGCGTCTGAAGGTGAAGCGCGCCTTGTCGGTACAGTTGACCTGAGAGATACAGGGACTGGCGACCTTGTTGCCGACCTCGGTATCGCGAACGGCGCTACGCTGGACATTATCACAACTGATGATTCCGGCGCACAGATCACACAGCAAGTGACAATCGACACTGGCGATACGGCCTATTCTTTGGCTGCAGAAATCACGAACGCTTTTGCCGATAATGAAAACGGAGAAATCGTTGCCAGCATTTCCGATGAAGGTTTCCTTCAGATTGAAAGCGCTGACGGCCGGAGTTTCCGTCTTGTTGATGAAGCGACAACAGCGATTACCCAGGCTGGACTTGATGCTCTTGGTATTGGCGAAGCCTTCTCGACTGAAACGCGCACAGGTGCAGGTACGACTGATCTTACGGCCACTATCGTAGCCGGAAGCACAGTGACCTCAATCTCCCTGTTCGAAGGTACCGGTGACTTGGTTGAAGCCGGCGACCTTATTGGTGGTGCCGGGGTGTCTTATACAGATGCAGACGGTAATACCGCGTTCTCTCTGACAACCGGTAGCTTAGGCATTACGGTTACTGAAACTGACGGCACATCAACAAGCTCAACTGTTGTTGCTGTTACTGGCTCCTTCCAGGATTTTGTCGACAGTATCAACCAAGATGCAAACCTTAACCAGTTGGTGAGCGCTAATTTCGACAGCTCCACGGGACAGCTCAGCATTACTTCGCTTGATGATCAGGTTGCCAATGTTGAAATTAATGTTGCTGGCGCTACTGCTGCTGATACGATTAGCCTTGGTCTTGGCGACCCAACCGGAAATCTGGACCCGATTACTGCCGGGGCAGGTGCTGAGGATATTTCTATTAGATTTAACAACAGTACCGAAGCTCTCGACAGTTTGGCTGGGGATTACAATACGCTCCGCGCCCAGATCGACTCTCTGGTTGCCGATGCTCAGTATCGTGGAATCAATCTGCTTAACGGTGATGACTTGGTTACATTCTTTAACGAGAACAATACAAGTTCACTGACCACGAGCGGCGTAACTTTCACGGCTAACGGCCTCAGCATTACCGAAGCCTCTTTCCGCTCCAGTACAGAGATTGAGCTGTCTGCCACGCAGGCTCGCAACGCTCTGGAGGCTGTGCGGAGCTTCGGCTCCTCTCTGGCCAACAACCTGTCTATTATTCAGACACGTCAGACTTTCACCGAGCAAACGATCAATACGTTGCAAGCCGGTGCGGATGACCTGGTTGTTGCAGACCAGAACGAAGAGGGCGCAAACTTGCTGGCCCTGCAGACACGTCAGGCTTTGGGTGTTACATCCCTGTCTCTGGCGTCTCAGTCACAGCAGTCTGTACTTCGACTCTTCTAA